Below is a window of Enterobacter kobei DNA.
ATCGTTGATTTTATACGTAAAGCCGGTTTCCGTTTCCACGCGGCTGTCGGAATAACCGGTAGCGCTAAGATCGTTAGCAAACTGGTAAAGCGCCAGCCAGCCGCCAAAACTCCAGGCGTCATTGAGCTTGAGGTTCCAGTCCGGCGCGATTTTCCAGCGCTGCATATTCGCTGTACCAGCATCCTCATTATGCTCATCCTTGAAGTGATAACCATAATTCCGGAAGCCGCCGGTCAGGCCGAGGGAGACGTCTTCCTGGTTGATAAACTGGTAGTGAATTTCCAGTTCCGGACGGTCAAACCAGGTGCCACGCGTACCGCCGCTGTAGTCCACCGGGCCTTCCTGATAATAGGCCACCGCCACGCGCCATGGGCCTTTAGAGGCATTGAACCAGACCGACGGTTCATACAGCCCGTCCATGTCCTCCCCCTGGCCTTCGACGTTTTCACTTTCATACATGGCACCAATATTAAACTGCCAGTCATTATTTTCGGCAGCCTGCGCGCAGCTCATCCCGGCGCACAGGATCAGTGCGGCACGGCTCAGTAAAATGTTCATTTTCATTCCTTAGAAAAATAAAAATGGCAAGCCGGAGTAACCTATCCGGCGATATATTTATAAACTTCCGTGATCGTTTAAATAGCCTGTTCTGTTTCCGCGTCAAAGAAATGACACTTATGCATATCGAAATAAATGTTGATATTATCTCCTGCGTAATAATCATTCACTGCTCCGGCACGTACCACTAATTCGTGCCCCCCGACGGTGCTGTACAACATGAATTCCGCACCGGTTAATTCCGCGACGCTGATACGCGCGGCAACACAATTCTCTTCATGATGCTGCGGATGAATATCTTCCGGGCGAATACCCATGACCACCGCTTTATGCTGACAACCGCTGGCCTGTAATGCGCTTAATTTATCTTGCGGGATGGTCAACTTAAGGGTTTCGGTAATAAACTGATTACCGTCGATAGTGCCGCGAATAAAGTTCATTGACGGCGAGCCAATAAATCCCGCGACAAACATATTGGCCGGATGGTTATAAACGGTTTTCGGCGCGCCTACCTGCTGAATAATACCGTCCTTCATGATCACAATACGCGTCGCCATGGTCATGGCTTCGGTCTGATCGTGGGTGACGTAAATCATGGTGGTATTCAGCTTCTGGTGCAGCTTGCTGATTTCCGCGCGCATCTGCACGCGCAGCTTGGCATCGAGGTTCGAAAGCGGTTCGTCCATCAGGAACACCCCGGCCTCCCGTACAATGGCGCGACCGAGGGCGACACGCTGACGCTGACCGCCGGAGAGTGCGCCCGGCTTGCGCTTCAGGTAGTCACGCAGGCCGAGGATCTGCGCCGCCCAGTTAACGCGCTCGTCGATGATGCCCTTATCGATCTTTTGCATTTTCAGGCCGAACGCCATGTTGTCGTAGACGCTCATATGCGGGTAGAGGGCATAGTTCTGAAATACCATCGCGATGTTACGCGCTTTGGCGGGCACGTCGTTGACGCGCTTGCCGTCGATCATCAAATCGCCGTCGCTGATCTCTTCCAGACCGGCAATCATGCGCAGCGTGGTGGATTTACCGCAGCCCGACGGCCCGACAAAAACAATAAATTCTTTATCCTCGATCTCCAGGTTGAAGTCTTTTACCACGTGGACCTGGTTGTCATAAATCTTCTGGATATGTCGCAACGAGA
It encodes the following:
- a CDS encoding OmpG family monomeric porin; this encodes MNILLSRAALILCAGMSCAQAAENNDWQFNIGAMYESENVEGQGEDMDGLYEPSVWFNASKGPWRVAVAYYQEGPVDYSGGTRGTWFDRPELEIHYQFINQEDVSLGLTGGFRNYGYHFKDEHNEDAGTANMQRWKIAPDWNLKLNDAWSFGGWLALYQFANDLSATGYSDSRVETETGFTYKINDTFSVVANYYLERGFNMDSGRNNGEFSTQQIRAYFPIALGNTTLTPYTRIDLDRWSNWDWQDDITREDHDMNRLGMLYAYDFQNGLSMTLDYAFEWQHHDEGSDDKFHYVGVGFNYAF
- a CDS encoding ABC transporter ATP-binding protein; protein product: MAQLSLRHIQKIYDNQVHVVKDFNLEIEDKEFIVFVGPSGCGKSTTLRMIAGLEEISDGDLMIDGKRVNDVPAKARNIAMVFQNYALYPHMSVYDNMAFGLKMQKIDKGIIDERVNWAAQILGLRDYLKRKPGALSGGQRQRVALGRAIVREAGVFLMDEPLSNLDAKLRVQMRAEISKLHQKLNTTMIYVTHDQTEAMTMATRIVIMKDGIIQQVGAPKTVYNHPANMFVAGFIGSPSMNFIRGTIDGNQFITETLKLTIPQDKLSALQASGCQHKAVVMGIRPEDIHPQHHEENCVAARISVAELTGAEFMLYSTVGGHELVVRAGAVNDYYAGDNINIYFDMHKCHFFDAETEQAI